Proteins from a genomic interval of Neodiprion lecontei isolate iyNeoLeco1 chromosome 2, iyNeoLeco1.1, whole genome shotgun sequence:
- the LOC124292970 gene encoding uncharacterized protein LOC124292970: MGWTTRGTGRNYDSLTGSAALVGFFTKKVLTYISKNRKCRKCDRGHDSSDHDCRLNFEGSAKAMESAAAAHLATQNSIFDTCHVQLGIMIGDNDSSAIGSVRAASHHEVIKHSDKNHTSKGVVNELYKIKKNHKELTAGAIKYLQHCFNYCVAQNIGDPVEMGKGIRNIPSHCFNNHDNCGTWCGYHANPESYRHSAIGDGFVSEQLFDALRCIFDVVASRADRFAGVSSNVNESLNATIASKAPKMRFYGSTASSDARLACAINKKNSGEQYVHKMAEKLSLSPAKYTETYGLKVDLNASKRYLRSCSQEFKKRRLFLKAKKTDLQHKKERSEGSQTY, from the coding sequence ATGGGATGGACAACTAGAGGCACTGGACGTAACTACGACAGTCTTACGGGATCTGCGGCTCTCGTCGGATTTTTTACAAAGAAAGTCCTTACGTACATTtctaaaaatagaaaatgccGAAAATGTGATCGAGGACACGACTCTAGCGATCATGACTGCAGACTGAATTTTGAAGGTTCTGCTAAGGCAATGGAGTCCGCAGCTGCTGCGCATCTAGCAAcccaaaattcaatttttgacaCGTGTCACGTTCAATTAGGCATCATGATCGGAGATAACGATAGTAGCGCGATAGGATCAGTACGAGCGGCTAGTCATCATGAAGTTATCAAACATTCTGATAAAAATCACACAAGCAAAGGGGTAGTAAATGAActctacaaaataaaaaaaaatcacaaagagCTCACTGCTGgtgcaataaaatatctccAACACTGCTTTAATTATTGCGTAGCTCAAAATATCGGTGATCCTGTCGAAATGGGCAAAGGAATAAGAAACATTCCATCCCATTGTTTCAATAACCATGACAATTGCGGAACATGGTGCGGCTATCATGCCAACCCGGAATCGTACAGACATTCCGCGATAGGGGACGGATTTGTGAGCGAACAATTATTTGATGCGTTGCGCTGTATTTTCGACGTTGTAGCGTCTAGAGCGGACAGATTCGCAGGAGTTTCGAGTAATGTCAACGAAAGCCTAAACGCGACGATTGCTAGTAAAGCACCAAAAATGCGCTTCTATGGTTCAACAGCTTCCAGTGATGCTCGGCTAGCATGCGcgatcaataaaaaaaatagcggGGAACAGTATGTACATAAAATGGCGGAAAAATTATCTTTGTCACCCGCGAAATATACGGAAACGTATGGTCTGAAAGTGGATTTGAACGCGAGCAAAAGGTATTTAAGATCATGTTCCCAAGAGTTCAAAAAAAGACGTTTATttttgaaagcaaaaaaaacaGATTTGCAACACAAGAAAGAACGCTCGGAAGGATCTCAAACATACTAA